The Trichocoleus sp. FACHB-46 genome has a segment encoding these proteins:
- a CDS encoding DUF3685 domain-containing protein → MTEPLVKLLLIDDDLVFRLGLRTWLEQFPDMQVVGEAETEAAALQILAASPATLIILNLDLGRAVSTWTSRDQAVGLQLCQLLKRQYPQIPILLLSASPLPEAIAAARQAGAEGYCAKGTRATELLTAIRQVATGQSYWSANAPRTIAPSTQVGAALPVSDRPLVVSQRHPLLALWQKQRLSGLQQIDAALAAITAQLRQPGLPVLDRAVLAGRWRELRAARWVVNQLLAPPEPDAEALRDRSSTLSDISRWEESGWEESAWEESDRRISASEPSLRISTGSELVASVPITSPELAARPLQSRLFDRTVSKLQSPLQNLTNTPLEIDILREEKKRELLYIILRKLEETLDELRFAQVQPAQFLEKQPAVIRDLWVATTTDFFGKYYTLQLGAMNLEVVKVLLQDTPTVESEILNKTPLSWDLFAYLLFQIPLVVDNVPYAAHTPEAIERAECLLQNLLLQVANAVIQPLLNHFADVEVIKQTFYDRRLISTREIERFRNSLSWKYRLERYVGEPKAIFESQYELLVLDSRGIAKTSIYSPRNQELRELAGLQLAVTLVLETRDAIAPRFRSAIAFLGSGFVYVLTEVLGRGIGLIGRGILQGIGSAWQDTKIGKNGERPKQ, encoded by the coding sequence ATGACAGAACCGCTAGTAAAGCTGCTATTAATTGATGATGACTTGGTATTCCGGCTAGGATTGCGAACTTGGCTGGAGCAGTTTCCTGACATGCAAGTCGTTGGGGAAGCCGAGACAGAAGCCGCTGCGTTACAGATTTTGGCAGCTTCTCCCGCAACGCTGATCATTCTGAATTTAGATTTGGGCAGGGCAGTTTCAACCTGGACAAGCCGGGATCAGGCGGTGGGGCTACAACTGTGTCAGTTACTGAAGCGGCAATATCCCCAAATTCCGATTTTGCTCTTGAGTGCATCCCCACTTCCAGAAGCGATCGCGGCTGCCCGTCAAGCAGGAGCGGAGGGATATTGCGCCAAAGGCACCAGAGCTACAGAGCTATTAACTGCCATTCGGCAGGTGGCTACGGGGCAAAGTTATTGGTCTGCAAACGCTCCTCGGACGATCGCTCCATCGACTCAGGTAGGTGCAGCTTTGCCAGTCAGCGATCGCCCTCTTGTCGTCTCCCAGCGCCATCCATTGCTTGCCTTGTGGCAAAAGCAACGACTCTCAGGCTTACAGCAAATTGATGCTGCTTTAGCAGCGATTACGGCTCAACTACGACAACCAGGGTTGCCAGTCCTCGATCGCGCTGTGTTGGCGGGTCGGTGGCGAGAACTGCGGGCAGCTCGCTGGGTGGTGAATCAATTGTTAGCTCCGCCTGAGCCTGATGCAGAAGCACTGCGCGATCGCTCGTCCACCCTTTCAGACATCAGTCGATGGGAGGAAAGCGGCTGGGAAGAGAGTGCATGGGAAGAGAGCGATCGCCGCATCTCAGCTTCCGAGCCTAGCTTGCGCATATCTACAGGCTCAGAACTGGTGGCTAGCGTCCCTATAACTTCGCCAGAGCTAGCAGCGCGGCCTTTACAATCTCGCCTATTTGACCGGACAGTGAGTAAGTTGCAATCTCCCCTGCAAAATCTCACCAACACGCCTCTGGAAATTGATATTCTGCGCGAAGAAAAAAAGCGAGAACTGCTCTACATTATTTTGCGTAAATTAGAAGAAACGCTGGATGAGTTGCGATTTGCGCAAGTTCAACCCGCTCAGTTTTTGGAAAAACAACCTGCTGTGATTCGGGATTTGTGGGTCGCAACTACCACAGATTTTTTTGGTAAATACTATACGTTGCAGTTGGGAGCGATGAACTTAGAAGTCGTGAAAGTTTTGCTGCAAGATACCCCAACTGTAGAGAGCGAAATTCTCAATAAAACTCCCCTTAGCTGGGATCTGTTTGCTTACCTCTTATTTCAAATCCCCCTCGTTGTAGACAATGTACCTTATGCTGCTCATACCCCAGAGGCGATCGAGCGAGCAGAATGTTTATTGCAAAACCTACTGCTGCAAGTGGCCAACGCTGTTATCCAACCTCTACTTAATCACTTTGCCGATGTGGAAGTGATTAAGCAAACCTTTTACGATCGCCGTCTCATTTCTACTCGTGAAATTGAGCGATTTAGAAACAGTTTGTCTTGGAAATATCGGCTTGAACGTTATGTAGGTGAGCCCAAAGCGATTTTTGAAAGTCAATATGAATTATTGGTTTTAGATAGTCGAGGCATTGCCAAAACCTCAATTTATTCTCCTCGTAACCAAGAACTGAGAGAATTAGCGGGGCTGCAACTCGCCGTTACTTTGGTATTAGAAACTCGGGATGCGATCGCACCTCGGTTTCGCTCAGCGATCGCGTTTTTGGGCAGTGGCTTCGTTTATGTCCTAACTGAAGTGCTGGGGCGAGGCATTGGGTTAATCGGGCGCGGCATTTTGCAGGGGATTGGCAGTGCTTGGCAAGACACCAAGATTGGTAAAAACGGAGAACGTCCTAAACAGTAA
- a CDS encoding YbhB/YbcL family Raf kinase inhibitor-like protein: MKLESSAFEADSLIPSQYTCDGANISPPLSWDAPPAETESLALIVDDPDAPVGIFVHWVVYDLPPETLHLPEGIAPQATLLKGGTHGKNDFGNLGYGGPCPPNGTHHYVFKLYALDRTLSLQSGATKAQLEAAMNGHILAAAELVGRYAKRR; encoded by the coding sequence ATGAAACTTGAAAGTTCTGCGTTTGAGGCTGACAGTTTAATTCCATCTCAGTACACCTGCGATGGGGCCAATATTTCGCCACCTTTAAGTTGGGACGCACCCCCAGCCGAAACGGAAAGCTTGGCGCTGATTGTAGATGACCCGGATGCCCCGGTCGGCATTTTTGTACATTGGGTGGTTTACGACTTGCCGCCGGAAACGCTCCACCTACCTGAAGGCATCGCTCCCCAAGCCACGCTCCTAAAAGGCGGCACCCACGGTAAAAATGACTTTGGCAATCTAGGGTACGGTGGTCCTTGTCCTCCCAATGGCACCCACCACTATGTCTTCAAACTCTACGCACTCGATCGCACCTTATCTTTGCAATCAGGTGCGACCAAAGCGCAATTGGAAGCAGCAATGAACGGACATATCTTAGCGGCAGCAGAATTAGTGGGTCGCTACGCTAAACGCCGCTGA
- the metH gene encoding methionine synthase — translation MTSPFLARLHSPDRPVLVFDGAMGTSLQTQNLTAEDFGGPEYEGCNEYLIHTKPEAVAKVHRDFLIAGADVIETDTFGASSFVLAEYDLADKAYYLNKAAAELAKSVAAEFSTPEKPRFVAGSMGPGTKLPTLGNIDYDTLKAAFAEQAEGLFDGGVDLFIIETCQDVLQIKAALNAVESVFQKKGDRRALMVSVTMEVQGTMLVGSDISAVLSILEPYPIDILGLNCATGPDRMAEHIKYLCEYSPFVVSCIPNAGLPENIGGHAHYKLTPMELRMSLLRFIEDWGVQVIGGCCGTRPDHIQQLAEVAQTLTPKTREVRPSTEATGRAPIHYVPSASSIYSAQPYEQDNSFLIVGERLNASGSKKCRDLLNAEDWDGLVSLAKAQVREGAHILDVNVDYVGRDGVRDMRELVSRLVTNVTLPLMLDSTEWEKMEAGLKVAGGKCLLNSTNYEDGEDRFYKVLELAKEYGAGVVVGTIDEEGMARTAERKFAIAQRAYRAAVEYGIPAHEIFFDPLALPISTGIEEDRANGKATIEAIRRIRAELPGCHMILGVSNVSFGLNPAARVVLNSMFLHEAMEAGMDAAIVSPNKILPLAKIEPEHQEVCRKLIYDERQFEGDVCVYDPLGELTTLFEGKTTKRDRSEDDKLPVEERLKRHIIDGERIGLEEQLTKALEKYPPLEIVNTFLLDGMKVVGELFGSGQMQLPFVLQSAETMKAAVAHLEPFMEKEESGQAKGTVVIATVKGDVHDIGKNLVDIILTNNGYKVVNIGIKQPVDNIIEAYEKHQADCIAMSGLLVKSTAFMKENLEIFNERGITVPVILGGAALTPKFVNEDCRRAYKGQVIYGKDAFSDLHFMDKLMPAKHAGEWDDRVGFLGEGREEKREELEQEFSSQGDNAIASNESGSLLTPDSSPLTENTQRSEAIAIDIPRPTPPFWGTQVLQSEDIPVEELFGYLDLQALIAGQWQFRKPREQSREEYDAFLQEKVYPVLEQWKQKIVGEKLLHPQAIYGYFPCQAEGNSLYLYNPAVATNGSSLGDPIATFKFPRQRSLRRFCIADFFAPKELGQIDVFPMQAVTMGEIATEYAKKLFEAHNYTDYLYFHGLAVQMAEALAEWLHARIRRELGFGNEDPESIRDILAQRYRGSRYSFGYPACPNMQDQYKLLDLLGSDRIHLHMDESEQLYPEQSTTAMIAYHPEAKYFSA, via the coding sequence ATGACTAGCCCCTTCCTCGCGCGTCTTCACAGTCCCGATCGCCCTGTTCTTGTGTTTGATGGGGCAATGGGTACCTCGCTGCAAACCCAGAACCTAACTGCTGAAGACTTTGGTGGCCCGGAGTACGAAGGGTGTAACGAGTATCTAATCCATACCAAGCCAGAAGCCGTCGCCAAAGTGCATCGCGACTTCCTGATTGCGGGAGCCGATGTAATTGAAACTGATACATTTGGCGCTAGCTCGTTTGTCTTGGCTGAGTACGACTTGGCGGACAAGGCTTATTACCTCAACAAAGCTGCGGCTGAGCTGGCAAAAAGTGTAGCGGCTGAGTTTTCCACCCCCGAAAAACCCCGATTTGTGGCGGGTTCAATGGGGCCAGGGACCAAACTGCCGACGCTGGGCAACATCGACTACGATACTCTAAAAGCCGCTTTTGCCGAACAAGCGGAAGGCTTGTTTGATGGTGGGGTGGATTTGTTCATTATCGAAACCTGCCAAGACGTGCTGCAAATTAAGGCAGCCCTGAATGCGGTAGAGTCGGTGTTCCAGAAGAAGGGAGATCGCCGCGCGTTGATGGTATCGGTGACGATGGAAGTCCAGGGCACGATGCTGGTTGGTTCTGATATTAGTGCCGTATTGTCGATCCTGGAGCCATACCCGATCGATATTCTGGGCCTCAACTGCGCCACTGGCCCTGATCGCATGGCCGAACACATCAAGTATTTGTGTGAATATTCACCGTTTGTGGTCTCCTGTATCCCCAACGCAGGTCTGCCCGAAAACATTGGCGGTCACGCTCACTACAAGCTAACCCCAATGGAACTGCGGATGTCGCTGCTGCGGTTTATCGAAGATTGGGGTGTGCAGGTGATTGGTGGTTGTTGCGGGACTCGGCCTGACCATATTCAGCAGTTGGCCGAGGTCGCTCAAACTCTCACGCCTAAGACTCGCGAGGTGCGGCCCTCCACTGAGGCTACGGGTCGGGCACCGATCCATTACGTGCCTTCAGCGTCCTCGATTTACAGCGCTCAACCCTATGAGCAAGACAATTCTTTCTTGATTGTCGGAGAACGCCTCAACGCCAGCGGTTCTAAGAAGTGCCGCGACTTGCTCAATGCCGAAGATTGGGATGGGTTGGTGTCGCTAGCCAAAGCTCAGGTGCGGGAAGGTGCTCATATCCTCGATGTCAACGTCGATTATGTGGGACGCGACGGCGTGCGGGATATGCGGGAACTGGTGTCGCGCCTCGTAACCAACGTGACGCTGCCGCTGATGCTCGACTCTACTGAGTGGGAAAAGATGGAGGCAGGGCTGAAAGTCGCGGGCGGGAAGTGCTTGCTGAACTCCACCAACTATGAAGACGGTGAAGATCGATTCTACAAAGTGCTGGAACTGGCGAAGGAATATGGGGCGGGTGTGGTTGTCGGCACCATCGATGAAGAGGGGATGGCCCGCACCGCCGAGAGAAAATTTGCGATCGCCCAGCGTGCCTACCGAGCCGCTGTGGAATACGGCATTCCTGCTCACGAGATCTTCTTTGACCCCCTCGCCTTGCCGATTTCAACCGGGATTGAGGAAGATCGAGCCAACGGCAAAGCCACGATTGAAGCAATTCGCCGGATTCGGGCTGAGTTGCCTGGTTGCCACATGATCTTGGGTGTCTCCAATGTCTCCTTTGGCCTCAATCCTGCGGCCCGCGTTGTGCTGAACTCCATGTTCTTGCATGAGGCGATGGAGGCAGGCATGGATGCGGCGATCGTGAGCCCCAACAAGATTCTGCCATTGGCGAAGATCGAGCCAGAACACCAAGAAGTGTGCCGCAAGCTGATTTATGATGAGCGGCAATTTGAAGGAGATGTCTGTGTTTATGATCCACTAGGCGAACTCACTACGCTGTTTGAAGGTAAGACCACCAAACGCGATCGCTCGGAAGATGACAAACTCCCAGTCGAAGAACGCTTGAAGCGCCACATCATCGACGGTGAAAGAATCGGCTTAGAAGAACAACTCACCAAAGCACTGGAGAAGTATCCCCCCTTAGAGATCGTCAACACATTCTTGCTTGATGGCATGAAAGTCGTCGGGGAACTGTTTGGCTCTGGGCAAATGCAGCTTCCCTTCGTGTTGCAGTCAGCAGAAACTATGAAAGCCGCAGTTGCCCATTTAGAACCCTTTATGGAGAAGGAAGAATCTGGGCAGGCCAAAGGAACGGTGGTGATCGCCACAGTAAAAGGAGATGTGCATGATATTGGCAAGAACTTGGTAGATATTATCCTCACCAACAACGGCTACAAAGTCGTTAACATCGGTATTAAGCAACCTGTAGACAACATCATTGAAGCCTACGAGAAACATCAGGCTGACTGTATCGCCATGAGCGGTCTACTGGTGAAGTCTACTGCGTTCATGAAAGAGAACTTGGAGATATTTAACGAGCGAGGAATTACGGTTCCAGTGATTCTTGGTGGCGCAGCACTCACCCCGAAGTTTGTGAATGAAGATTGCCGTCGCGCTTACAAAGGCCAGGTAATCTACGGCAAAGATGCTTTCTCCGATCTACATTTCATGGACAAACTCATGCCTGCCAAACATGCAGGTGAATGGGACGATCGCGTGGGATTTTTAGGTGAGGGGAGAGAAGAGAAGAGAGAGGAGTTGGAACAAGAATTCAGCTCTCAAGGAGATAACGCGATCGCCAGTAATGAATCTGGATCACTCCTCACCCCTGACTCCTCACCCCTCACCGAAAACACCCAGCGCTCAGAAGCGATCGCGATCGATATCCCTCGACCCACCCCTCCTTTCTGGGGCACCCAAGTTTTGCAATCTGAAGATATCCCTGTAGAGGAGTTATTTGGATATCTCGATCTGCAAGCACTGATCGCGGGACAGTGGCAGTTCCGTAAGCCCAGAGAGCAATCGCGGGAAGAGTATGATGCCTTCTTACAAGAGAAGGTATATCCAGTTCTGGAGCAGTGGAAACAGAAGATTGTTGGGGAGAAGCTGTTACATCCTCAAGCAATCTACGGATATTTCCCTTGTCAGGCAGAAGGAAATTCTCTTTATCTCTATAATCCTGCTGTAGCCACGAATGGTTCATCTTTGGGAGATCCGATCGCGACTTTCAAATTCCCTCGTCAGCGATCGCTTCGTCGCTTCTGTATTGCTGACTTCTTTGCTCCCAAGGAGTTAGGCCAGATTGATGTGTTCCCCATGCAAGCGGTGACAATGGGCGAGATTGCCACGGAATACGCCAAAAAACTGTTTGAGGCCCATAACTACACCGACTACCTATACTTCCACGGGTTAGCGGTGCAGATGGCGGAAGCTCTGGCCGAGTGGCTTCATGCCCGGATTCGTCGCGAACTGGGGTTTGGCAATGAAGACCCGGAGAGCATTCGGGATATCTTGGCGCAGCGCTATCGCGGTTCTCGGTACAGCTTCGGCTACCCCGCCTGCCCCAACATGCAAGACCAATACAAATTGCTGGACTTGTTAGGCAGCGATCGCATCCACTTACACATGGACGAAAGCGAACAACTCTACCCAGAGCAATCCACCACGGCCATGATTGCCTATCACCCAGAAGCAAAATACTTTAGCGCTTAA
- a CDS encoding DVUA0089 family protein produces MVATETNLLLNDTLATAVDTGLIASGNFIDSGVIGDNSYSGQDVDFFKFEVANAGDRITLDIDARNLGSFLDSALRLFDANGNEIARNDDFDGLDSFIRFIVPSAGTYYVGVSGYSNFSYDPNIESSGTSGSTGSYTLSIGVGPNFNEPPTANDDYFSITHDQSRFFFSGELLWNDSDIDGNPLSVTEVSNATNGTVQLDQNGYIVFTPSSGFVGTASFDYAITDGAGGSDTATAFVNVLNSSPVTGSDFKVVRGDTTSTINSTELLANDFDPDGDNPLTITGVSDAFSGTVQIDPNTGNISFTPNAGVAGASFSYTVSDSLGATSIGWVYLEVKQVLNGGSRPDTISGSDQGEYIYGLGGSDILRGFGGNDEIFAGAGSDKLDGGDGADRLIGGADADILTGGNNSSTWYYNQSDTFVFETLGDSQLTKFDRITDLDLDYYGWNTDLIDAPTNVITGAVTYVGQVYSLQEKAMQGLLTQDRFGSNSAVAFDLIESGGKGSVTQRTFIAFNDGNAGFSAAQDSIVEITGYSGNLNNLIVV; encoded by the coding sequence ATGGTTGCTACTGAAACGAATCTTCTATTGAATGACACACTTGCTACGGCAGTTGACACGGGTCTGATTGCTTCTGGAAACTTCATTGATAGTGGTGTCATTGGCGACAACTCTTACAGTGGGCAAGATGTAGATTTCTTCAAGTTTGAGGTTGCCAATGCTGGAGATCGAATCACACTCGACATTGATGCAAGAAATTTAGGATCTTTCCTAGATTCAGCCCTGCGCTTATTTGATGCCAACGGTAATGAAATAGCTCGCAATGATGACTTTGATGGTCTTGACTCCTTTATTAGATTCATTGTTCCCAGTGCTGGAACTTATTATGTGGGTGTAAGCGGTTATTCAAACTTTAGCTACGACCCCAACATTGAAAGCAGCGGTACGTCTGGTTCTACGGGTAGCTATACACTCTCGATTGGAGTTGGTCCCAACTTCAACGAGCCACCAACTGCTAATGATGACTATTTCTCTATTACTCACGATCAGTCAAGATTCTTCTTTTCTGGGGAATTGCTTTGGAATGATTCCGATATTGACGGAAATCCCCTCTCTGTTACAGAAGTGAGTAACGCCACCAATGGCACTGTTCAACTCGACCAAAATGGCTATATCGTATTTACTCCAAGCTCAGGATTTGTTGGAACCGCATCCTTTGACTACGCTATAACTGATGGTGCTGGCGGTAGTGACACTGCCACTGCATTTGTGAATGTCCTGAATTCTTCACCTGTTACAGGATCTGACTTTAAAGTAGTGCGTGGAGATACAACCAGCACTATCAATAGCACTGAGTTATTGGCGAATGACTTCGATCCTGACGGAGATAACCCTCTGACTATCACAGGTGTCAGTGATGCCTTCAGCGGCACAGTTCAAATCGATCCAAATACAGGCAACATCTCCTTTACTCCCAACGCTGGCGTTGCAGGTGCAAGTTTTAGCTACACCGTCAGTGACAGCCTAGGCGCGACTAGCATTGGTTGGGTTTATCTAGAAGTCAAACAGGTCTTAAATGGTGGTAGTAGGCCAGACACTATCTCTGGTAGCGATCAGGGTGAATATATTTATGGCTTGGGTGGCAGTGATATCCTGCGGGGATTTGGCGGAAATGACGAAATCTTTGCCGGAGCAGGCAGTGACAAACTAGACGGCGGTGATGGCGCAGATCGGCTCATAGGAGGAGCGGATGCAGATATCCTAACTGGCGGAAACAATTCATCCACTTGGTACTATAACCAGTCAGACACCTTTGTCTTCGAAACGCTCGGTGATTCTCAGCTCACAAAGTTTGATCGCATTACAGATCTTGATCTTGATTATTATGGATGGAATACAGACCTGATTGACGCACCTACTAACGTCATTACAGGAGCTGTTACCTACGTCGGCCAAGTCTATTCTCTGCAAGAAAAAGCGATGCAAGGGCTTTTAACGCAAGACCGATTTGGTAGCAATAGTGCAGTGGCATTTGATCTAATCGAGAGTGGTGGTAAAGGATCTGTCACTCAGCGCACTTTTATAGCGTTTAACGACGGCAATGCAGGATTTTCAGCCGCTCAAGATTCAATTGTTGAGATTACAGGATATAGCGGTAACTTGAACAATCTGATTGTTGTCTAA
- a CDS encoding calcium-binding protein produces the protein MAYIAGDEQNNYLNDSGNKDSFDILDGQGGDDEIYGAGDNLLLGGTGSDFLYAYEGFNIVDGGEGDDIIEASDGGGFLFGGAGNDSIVTYNLGPTDGSTFVFNGGNGDDFLYGGGGTGNNIFIVDSLGDSIRSEDFGGDIPVSVDSVRSSVAWTLGPNLENLTLTGHQNTNGTGNTLDNIIIGNRGSNILSGGAGNDTLIAEDASDGTFTLAQQARFTGAPDGGILTQLFDESFYLEQNSDVAAAVGQGVFRNGFHHFTQHGLYEGRNPSEFYDEALYLEQNPDVAAAVDQGVFSSGLVHFVNHGLYEGRAASHSFDETIYLGENPDVAVAVAQGIFSSGLEHFLNHGQFEGRSDDLLFNERYYLSTNSDVAAAVAQGAFASGFDHFSQHGHKEGRNPSSFYSESYYLGSNADIAAAVAQGVFTSGFAHYMQHGKSEGRVGALGGADQLLGGDGDDLLFGGSRGSTMTGGAGRDQFWINESVIPGTPHVITDFQIGTDSIVTSGSSISVAIPQGADILFQTSSAQTVAIVKNVDLTQFSSNLQSWVMSA, from the coding sequence ATGGCTTACATTGCTGGCGATGAGCAGAACAACTATTTGAATGATTCCGGAAATAAGGATTCTTTTGATATTTTAGATGGGCAAGGCGGAGATGATGAAATATATGGAGCTGGTGACAACCTCCTCCTCGGCGGTACAGGCAGCGATTTTCTATATGCCTACGAAGGTTTCAATATTGTGGATGGAGGTGAGGGAGATGACATTATAGAAGCTTCTGACGGCGGTGGTTTCCTGTTTGGTGGGGCAGGTAATGACTCTATTGTGACTTATAATTTAGGGCCAACGGATGGGAGCACCTTTGTCTTCAATGGTGGAAATGGAGATGATTTCCTATATGGTGGCGGTGGCACAGGTAATAATATTTTTATTGTTGATAGCCTTGGTGATTCTATTCGATCGGAAGACTTCGGTGGTGATATTCCAGTCAGTGTAGATTCTGTGCGATCGAGTGTTGCTTGGACTTTGGGTCCTAACTTAGAAAACTTGACTCTCACAGGTCATCAAAACACGAATGGCACAGGCAATACCCTCGATAACATCATCATTGGCAATCGCGGCAGCAACATCCTCTCTGGAGGAGCAGGGAATGATACCCTCATCGCTGAGGATGCATCTGATGGTACTTTTACCCTAGCTCAGCAAGCTCGTTTTACTGGAGCACCTGATGGAGGCATCCTCACCCAGTTGTTTGATGAATCCTTCTATCTAGAGCAGAATTCAGATGTCGCAGCAGCAGTGGGTCAAGGCGTATTTCGCAACGGTTTTCACCATTTTACTCAACACGGTCTCTATGAGGGACGCAACCCCAGCGAGTTCTATGATGAAGCACTCTACTTAGAGCAGAACCCAGATGTGGCTGCTGCGGTTGATCAGGGTGTTTTTAGCAGTGGTCTCGTTCACTTTGTGAACCACGGTCTGTATGAAGGTCGAGCCGCTAGTCACTCCTTCGATGAAACAATCTACCTGGGTGAGAATCCGGATGTGGCAGTAGCGGTAGCTCAGGGTATCTTCAGCAGCGGATTAGAACACTTCCTAAATCATGGACAATTTGAGGGTCGTAGCGACGACTTACTGTTTAATGAGAGATACTACCTCTCTACCAACTCAGATGTCGCGGCAGCGGTAGCTCAAGGAGCCTTCGCCAGTGGATTTGACCACTTCAGTCAGCACGGTCACAAAGAAGGCCGTAATCCCAGCAGTTTCTACAGCGAGAGCTACTATCTCGGAAGCAACGCAGACATTGCAGCAGCAGTGGCTCAGGGAGTTTTCACAAGTGGATTTGCTCACTACATGCAGCATGGTAAGTCAGAGGGCAGAGTAGGCGCACTCGGTGGCGCAGACCAACTGTTGGGTGGTGATGGTGATGACTTGTTATTTGGTGGCAGTAGAGGCAGCACCATGACAGGAGGAGCAGGCCGAGACCAGTTCTGGATTAACGAGTCCGTCATCCCTGGCACTCCTCACGTCATTACAGATTTCCAGATTGGCACCGACTCGATTGTGACTTCTGGTAGCAGCATTAGTGTAGCGATTCCTCAAGGCGCAGATATTCTGTTCCAGACTAGTTCTGCCCAAACTGTTGCCATTGTGAAAAACGTAGACCTCACTCAATTCAGTTCTAATCTCCAGAGTTGGGTGATGTCTGCCTAA
- a CDS encoding calcium-binding protein translates to MAYIAGDEQDNYLNDSGSEDSFDILDGQGGNDEIYTAGDNLIFGGAGNDLIYPSDGFNIVDGGEGNDNIEIYGGSGFLFGGAGDDFILADAPSVTDTSGVSFVLNGGVGDDFMYGGVGNHIYIVDSVGDGVREWDYNNQIPSVSTVRSSVAWTLGPDLENLTLTGHQNTNGTGNTLDNIIIGNRGSNILSGGAGNDTLIAESTSEGILTLAQQARFTGAPDGGILTQLFDESFYLEQNPDVAAAVGQGVFRNGFHHFTQHGLYEGRNPSEFYDEALYLEQNPDVAAAVDQGVFSSGLVHFVNHGLYEGRVASHSFDETIYLGENPDVAVAVAQGVISSGLEHFLAHGQFEGRSDDLLFSERYYLSTNSDVAAAVAAGAFQTGFDHFTQHGHREGRNPSTFYSESYYLESNSDVATAVTQGVFTSGFAHYMQYGKSEGRVGALGGADQLLGGDGDDLLFGGSRGSTMTGGAGRDQFWINESVIPGTPHVITDFQIGTDSIVTSGSSISVAIPQGADILFQTSSAQTVAIVKNVDFGQFSSNPNNWLVSA, encoded by the coding sequence ATGGCTTACATTGCTGGCGACGAACAGGATAACTATTTGAATGATTCCGGAAGTGAAGATTCCTTTGATATTTTGGATGGACAAGGTGGAAATGATGAGATATATACAGCTGGCGATAACCTCATCTTCGGCGGCGCAGGCAACGATCTCATATATCCCTCTGACGGTTTCAATATCGTAGATGGAGGTGAAGGAAATGACAACATAGAAATTTATGGCGGGAGCGGTTTTCTGTTTGGTGGCGCAGGCGACGACTTTATTCTGGCTGATGCTCCATCAGTAACGGATACGAGTGGTGTCAGCTTCGTCCTCAATGGTGGGGTTGGAGACGACTTCATGTATGGTGGTGTAGGCAATCATATCTACATCGTCGATAGCGTTGGCGATGGTGTTCGAGAGTGGGACTACAACAATCAAATACCAAGTGTGTCTACTGTGCGATCGAGTGTTGCTTGGACTTTGGGTCCTGACTTAGAAAATTTGACTCTCACAGGCCATCAAAACACGAATGGTACAGGGAATACCCTCGATAACATCATCATTGGCAATCGCGGCAGCAACATCCTCTCTGGAGGAGCAGGGAATGATACCCTCATCGCTGAGTCTACCTCTGAAGGTATTCTCACCCTCGCTCAGCAAGCTCGTTTCACTGGAGCACCTGATGGAGGCATCCTCACTCAGCTGTTTGATGAATCCTTCTATCTGGAGCAGAATCCAGATGTCGCAGCAGCAGTGGGTCAAGGCGTATTTCGCAACGGTTTTCACCATTTTACTCAACACGGTCTCTATGAGGGACGCAACCCCAGCGAGTTCTATGATGAAGCACTCTACTTAGAGCAGAACCCAGATGTGGCTGCTGCGGTTGATCAGGGTGTTTTTAGCAGTGGTCTCGTTCATTTTGTGAACCACGGTCTGTATGAAGGTCGAGTCGCTAGTCACTCCTTCGATGAAACAATCTATCTGGGTGAGAATCCAGATGTAGCTGTGGCTGTAGCTCAGGGTGTCATCAGCAGCGGCTTAGAGCATTTTTTGGCTCATGGACAGTTTGAGGGTCGTAGTGATGACTTGCTGTTCAGCGAGAGATACTACCTATCTACCAACTCAGATGTTGCGGCGGCAGTCGCTGCGGGTGCCTTTCAAACTGGCTTTGATCACTTTACTCAGCATGGCCATCGAGAAGGCCGCAACCCCAGCACTTTCTATAGTGAAAGCTACTATCTAGAAAGCAACTCAGATGTCGCAACAGCAGTGACTCAGGGAGTTTTCACAAGTGGATTTGCTCACTACATGCAGTATGGCAAGTCAGAGGGCAGAGTAGGCGCACTCGGTGGCGCAGACCAACTGTTAGGTGGTGATGGTGATGACTTGTTATTTGGTGGCAGTAGAGGCAGCACCATGACGGGTGGAGCAGGTCGAGATCAGTTCTGGATTAACGAGTCTGTCATCCCTGGCACTCCTCACGTCATTACAGATTTCCAGATTGGCACCGACTCGATTGTGACTTCTGGTAGCAGCATTAGTGTAGCGATTCCTCAAGGCGCAGATATTCTGTTCCAGACTAGTTCTGCTCAAACTGTTGCCATTGTAAAAAACGTAGATTTTGGTCAATTCAGTTCTAATCCCAACAACTGGCTAGTTTCTGCGTAA